GTGGCACCGCTGCTGGTGGGCGAGCCCGGCGCACCGCGCTTCGTCCACCCGGCCGAGTTCCCAGGCGGCAGTACCCGCCGGATGAAACTGCTGGGCGCCGGGACAGTGGGCGACGTGGTGCTCCTGCGCTACGCCCCGAAGGAAACCGGGGCATGACTCACAGGCCGACACCGGGCCGGGAATCATCGCCGCCACCAAGGCCGAGGGCGGCCGTGTCCTGGCGGCTCGGCACCGAGTGACAGTGCTCACTGTTACGGGGCCGGCCCCCGGAACCGAAGCTCCGGACCGGCCCCTGCTCCCCCCGCTACGCCCTCACGCCTTCGGGCCCGTCTGCTGCACGACCTCGAACGACCACACCTGGGAGCCGCTGGCCGCCGGACGCGGACGCTCGCCCCCGCCCCCGCCCTGGTGCGCGGCCTTCATCGGGCCCTCCATCCACGCCTGGAACGACTCCTCGTCGCGCCACCGCGTGTACACCAGGTACTGGTCCGTCCCCTCCACCGGCCGCAGCAGCTCGAACCACTCGAACCCGTCCGACCCCTCCACCGCACCGGCCCGCGAGGCGAACCGCTGCTCCAGCACCTCCCGCTGCTCAGCGGGAACCGTCAGCACGTTGATCTTCACTACGCTCATGCCGTCCATCCTGCATCACCTCACGCCCGCCGCCGCCCCGACGGCAGCAGGTGGTCGAAGTCCCCGCCCAGCAGCATCTCCCGCAGCCGGGCGAACTCGGCCCGGGTGGCGAACACCACGGCGTTCGGCTGCTCCACGTGCGCGATCGCCACGCCGTCCCGGCCCGACTCGGCCAGCACGATGCCGCGCACCTCGCCGTCCCCGTCCACCTCCGTCGCCTCCCAGTGCAGCCCGAACACACCGGTGGGGTAGAACTCGACCACGCTCATCGCCACTCCTCGCTCACCGTCGGCGCTCCGCCGACCTCCAACCACAGGTAGGCCCGGCGCTCCGTCTTCCGGTGCCCGAACCGGTCCCCCCGCCCCAGCACCCCGAGGACGGCCAGCGCCAGCGCCTCGTCGTGCCGCCCCCGCACCCGCACCGAGACCTTCACCGCCCCGCCGCACGTCCACGTCACCGAGGGCCGCTCCCCCGTCAACGCGTACAGCTCCCGGGCGTGCCCCCTGGCCGCCGCCCGCTCGGCATGGCCCCTCACCGTCGCATCCACCTCTTGCCCCGCTCTCACCGTTCGTCCGCTTTCCGACCTCAACTATCGGCCGACGGAGGCACGGTGGCGAGGATTCGACGTATGACAGAACCCCATGTCACCTGCGGCGATGCACCCACGGGCACTCCGGTACCGCACCGCCCTTCCCCTGCGGGTGAATTGTAGCTTTGCGTCACCAAGTGCCGACCCACAGCAGTACGGTGACCTCTGGTCAGGCTCTGGCCGTACCTATGTCACCTGGGGAGATGCGCGATGGGGCGTAACAAGGACACGGGCACGCACGAATCCGCCTACTGCTCACCGGACTTCTTCGCCTCGGAACTCGTCCGGGCCCGCGAGAAGGCCGGCCTCTCCCAGGGCGACCTGGCCAACCTGGTCCACTGCGACCGCTCCCTGATCAGCCGCATCGAGGCCGCCGAACGGGTGCCCCAACAGGACTTCGTCCGGGCCTGCGACAAGCTGCTGAACATGGACGGCTTCCTGCTGCGGATCTGGGAACGCGTCCCGTGGCGCCAGGGGGTCGAACATCCCGACTGGTTCCGGCGGTTCGCGGAGATGGAAGCTCGGGCCAGCATGGTGCGCGACTACCAGGTATCGCGAGTCGCCGGGCTGCTACAAACCCCGGAGTACGCCAGGGCAGTGCTGGCCCAGGGTGACGCAGCGGGCAACGAGCAGCTGATCGACGAACGCGTGGTGACGCGCATGAACCGACAGAGCCGGTTCTTCGAGGCCGACGAGGACGGGCCGCTCCTGATCGTCGTCCTGCACGAGGCGGCGATCCGCACCATGGTCGGCGGCCCCGCAGTAATGGCCCGACAGCTGGAACGGCTGCTGGAGGTAACGCGCCGCCCGAACATCCTGCTCCAGATCGCCCCCTTCGACATGGGCGAGCACACTCCCTCCAGCGTGTCGCAGACTCTGGTCACACTGCCCGACGGCCAGGAGTGCGTCTACTCGGAGAGCCTCAACAGTGGGCACTTCATCAGCGAAAACGCCGAGATCACCCGCCACGCCCGACGCTATGATCGGCTCCGAGTCAACGCCCTGTCAGCACCGGCCTCCGCCCAGCTGATCCGCAGCATCTTGGAAGGACTGTTGAACATGCTTCCCCAGGTCGACCTGGCCACCGCCTCGTGGTCCAAGAGCAGTTACAGCGGCGAGAACGGCGGGAACTGCGTCGAGACCTCCCACACCTTCGCCACCACCGCCGGCATCGTCCCGGTCCGCGACAGCAAGGACCCCGAAGGCCCCGCCCTCCTCTTCCCCACCACCACCTGGCAGACCTTCCTCACCAGCCTCAAGAGCGGTGACATCTCCGCCTGACACTCCCTCACCCACCAGCTCCCCCGAGCCGAGGCCCCACGCGGTTTCGGCTCGGCGCCGTTTGCCCCTCCGCCCCGGCGGAAAGGCTGCGGGACATGACTCCTCAGGTCGACCTCTCCACCGCCGCGTGGTCCAAGAGCAGCCACAGTGGCGAGAACGGCGGCAACTGCGTCGAGACCTCCCGCACCTTCGCCACCACCACCGGCATCGTCCCGGTCCGCGACAGCAAGGACCCCGAAGGCCCCGCCCTCCTCTTCCCCACCACCACCTGGCAGACCTTCCTCACCAGCCTCAAGACGGGTGACATCCCCACCTGACACCCCGCACCCCGTACCCCCACCGCCCCGGCCCGTACGGCTACCACACGACCGCCCTGGTCGGTGACCGCCGGATACGCTCCTTGTAGAGCCCGGCGTCGTGGCTGACGGGCCGCCCGCCCCTGCTGCCGTTCTTCTCGGCGGCCTGCTCCAGATCGGCGAGCGTGTCGGGGCCTAGCCTGCTGCGCGAGCAGATCCTGCGGTTCGAGGCCGGCGAGCTTCTCACCCCGGGGGCGGGGTCAGCCGAGGTCGGCGTACCAGATCCGGCTCGGCGGCTCGCTTTCCTCGACGCGGTCGCTGAACCGCTTCGGCTTGCCGGGTCGCAGGGCGGGCTTCAGCAGCCGCCAGGTGCGCTCGATCCACTCGTCGGTGAAGCCGCTGAACTCGGGCGTCACCTGGAGCAGCACGGCGCCGTCCGGCAGTTCCTCCACCTGGTACGGGTCGGCCGCGGCGAACGCCGCGACGCCACCGAGGTCCCGGGCGATCTCGCGCGGGACGACCATCAGCCACTCGTACCCCCGCAGCAGCCGTCGCGACTGCGGCAGCGTCATCGAGGGCAGCGGCGGGCCGACCCGCTCCTCGTGCTCGGTGCGCCCGATCGCACGGGCGTAGCCGATCTGCGCGTAGGACGGGTCGACCTCGCGGGCGAAGTCCCGCAGCAGCTCCCGCCAGAGGGCCTGTTCGGCTGGACCGAAGCGGTCCACCGGGGCTTCGGCGGAGAGCTGGATCCACTCCGTGCTCATGTCGTTCCGGGCGACGCCCATCCGCAGCAGCTGCTTGCCCGGCATGCCGGTCCCGTCCAGGCGGTAGAGCGCGAGCTCGGCCAACTGCACGTCCCCGGCAAGCCATTCGTGCAGGTGCGGGAGGTTCTTGCGGGTGAGGACCTTGCTCCTGTGGGTGATCCGGCCGGTGGCCCGGTTGACCGTGTCCGTGTTCACGAAGCCCCACAGGGCTCCGGGCGGGCCGCACGGCACGGCCTTCTTGAGCGAGTCCTCGGGCAGGCCGGTGCTGTCCAGGAGCGCCCGGAGGGTGGTGCCCTCCAGGCGCTCCGCGCCCTCGACCAGCCATCGCCGGGCGAGATCGGTCAGCGCCTCGGCGCCGCGATACTCGCTGTCGATCTCGCATCGGATGGTGTGCATGGGCGTTCCTTCGCTCCTTCTCGAACCGTTCGAACCGGGCCGCGCGCCGACGGAGCCTATGCCAGGACGACGACGAAGCCGATGACGGTACCCACCACCGAGGTCTCGACGGTCTGCCGCTGTTGCTGCACCGCCGGCGAGCGCAAGTGCCGCACCGGGCAACGTTTTGCCCTGGCCGACAGTCGGCTGGCCTCGTAGGCTGCATGGCGGTTCGCGTATGCAGGGGGGCGCTGTGGCAGTCGTGTTCACGCTGGTGGTCAACTTCGGGGACGACCTTGAGTCCGCGCGGGGAGCCGCCGCAACCGCAGCGGGATGGCCACCACTCAAGGCCGGACACCATCGCATCCCGCTGCATCCCGCGACGATCACCTCGGAATCCCCGGAGTACGCGGAGTCCCCGGCGTACGCGCAGCTTTCCGTCCTGCCGGTTGCGGTGGGTTTCGGCGCGGCCCCGGACAGGCCGTTGCCGCGGATCGGGCTGACATCGGAAGAGCTCACCGAGCTGGGCCACGGCCTCTATGACCTTCTCGCGAAGTTCGATGGGTACCAGGCGGCCATGGTCGGATGGGACCCGGACTCGCTGGTCGACACGACGTATCTGCGCACGGATCTGACGGACGAACTCGCGAACGGATCCCCTGGCGGCCTGGTGGTGTCGGAGTCGCTCCACCGCGATCTCGGGATGGGACGCCACTTCGCCCCGTTCGCTCCCGGCTTCGTGTGGATTCCGTGGCAGGGCGTGAAGCCCTCCACCCTCACCGTCGACAGGCCCTCGTAGCTGATGCCGTCGACCGCCCCCTCGGCGACCGCTCCCTCGATCGATCTCCCGGACCTGCACCCGTTCAGCCACGTGATCGGCCCTGCGGATGCACCCAGCCCGCCCCGCGTGCTGCTCGCGGAGGTGAGGGCCTCGGGTGGGAATCGGACGACGCCTGGTCCCGCAACCGCCGTGAACAGTCCGCCCGGGGCAAGCGGTTCGAACGGGTGAGCACCGATTTCCCACAGGCCCGAATCGCTCTCGGTCTGCGGCTGCGCGCCCAGCGCACCACCCGCCCGGGCAGCCGCGCCTACCTCTCCGCACCCTGGCCCGCCGACGGCGTCGCGTCCACCACGTCCCTGTCCCCGGAGTAACTCGGCGGCTGGACGGCCGTGTTCGCCCGCGGGCTCCGCCTCCCGGGCGTCGAACGCTTCGGCCTGTCCGTCGGCCCGGAGGGCCGCACCGCCTGGCTGGACGCCCCCGGCCGTCCGGTCAGGACGCGCGGGTGAGGGCCCCGACGAGGCAGCCGGAGGCGGCGGTGGAGGTGACGGCGCGTAGGAGCCGATCGCCCCTACGAGTTCTGGATCGCGTTCACCAGGCCGGCGATCAGATTCGCCCGCCCGGCCATGGCGTCGACCACCAGGTATTCGTGGTCCGCGTGCGCCCCGCCGCCGACCGCGCCCAGGCCGTCGAGTGTCGGCACGCCGAGAGCGGCCGTGAAGTTGCCGTCGCTCCCGCCCCCGACCACCCGGCCTTCGAGGCCGGGGAGGAGCAGCCGCGCCGCCGCGAAGAGCCCGGCCGAGGCGGTCTCCGGCATCGGGGGGCGGGTGACGGCCCCTCGGACCAGGATCTCCGTGCCGTCGAGGTGCGGGACCAGGGAGGCGAATGCGGACTCGATGCGGTCCTTCTCGTCGGACGACGCGACGCGGACGTCGACGAGGATCGTCGCCTCGGCGGGAACGACGTTGTCCGCCGTGCCCGCCGACGCGACGGTGGGGACGACGGTCGTGCCGAGGTCGGGGCGTCCGAACGCCGCGATGTCCAGCACCTGGTGAGCCGCCTCGATCAGGGCGTTGACACCGGCTTCGGGTTCGAGGCCGGCGTGCGAAGCCCGGCCCGTGACGGTGACCTCGAACGTGCCGCACCCCTTGCGCCCCGTCTTCACGGCCCCGCCCTCGGCCGCGCCCTCGACGACGAGCACCGCGCCGCAGGCGAGGGCCCGCTCCTCGATGAGGGCCCTCGAGGCACCGGAGCCGACCTCCTCGTCGGCGGTCACCAGGATTTCCACGCCCGACCGGTCGTCGAGCAGCGCCACCCCGTGAACGGCCTGCACGAGACCGCCCAGCATGTCGAAGACCCCGGGGCCGGTGGCGTGCCCGTCCCGCACGGTAAACGGTCGGCGTTCGAGGGTGCCGAGCGGGAACACCGTGTCGTGGTGGCCGAGGATCAGCACCTTGGGGTCCCCGCCGGCGGACCACCGGACGTGCGGCCCGGCGCCGGTCCCGACGAAGACGGCCTTCCCGCCCAGACGGTTCTCGATGACACCGGCGACGGCCTCGGCCGACGCCGTCAGGGCATCGACGTCACGCGACGGGGACTCGACCTCGACGAGCACCCTCAAGTCCTCGATCATCGCGTCAACACTCACCGGGCCGGCCTCGTACATGGTCATCCCGCCACAGTAGGCGAGCCCGCCGAACCGAACGCAGCGCCCCCGAACCGACCGCCACCCCGACCCGGCGACTCTTCCGAGACGTCATCGCCGACCGCCTGCCGCACCAGGACACCTGACGGCCTTGTTCGGAACCGCACTCACCCGGCCGCACCACGGGCGGTGACGCACCCGGGCCGGGAGCACGGCGGCGAGGCGGTGGTGGGGCCCGCCGTCGACCGGCGGGGCACCGCGCGGGGAAGTCCGCCCGTCCCTCCGGCCTCCCTGCGGCTGCGCGCCCGGCGCACCACCCGCCCGGGCGTCGAACGCTTCGGTCCGTCCGTCGGCCCGGAGGGCCGTGCCGTCCGGCTGGACGACCCTGACGACCTCGTCGGGGCGGCTACGGGGTGAGGTCCATGATCCGGACCGGTTGGTTCCTCCATCGCTGCGGATCGGCGGTGGCGACAACCGCACCGGCCGGACGTTCGGGGGTGGGTACGGCGGCGTAGCGGGTGTGGGCCTGTGCCCAGGTGGTCTCCGCGACGAGGGCGAGGACTGCGGACAGATCGAGGTCGAGGACGGTGAGTGCGGGTAGGGCGGCGAGGTGTTCGGCGGTTCCGGGACGTTCGCGGTCGGCTTCGACGAGGGCGCAGGCGGGCGCGTAGAGGTACCAGCCGGCCTCGGCGTGGGCGCGGTGGATGAGTCGGGAGGCGAGGAGGTCGCCACGTCCCGCGGCGACCATGGCCGTGTCGTCGAGGACGATGTGCGTGTCGGTCACCGGGCGTTGGCCTGCTTGAGCCGCCGGTCGAGTTCGGCGTCGAGGTCGGCGATGTCCTGCCGGTCGGGGTCGTAGCCGTTCCAGGCGTGCAGTTGGGCTCGGGCCTGCTCGGCTCGCCGGGCCCGCTCGGCGGGGGTGAGCAGGGTCTCGGCCAGGTGGGAGAGGTAGGCCCGCAGGGACATGTGCTCGCCGGCCGCGATCTGGGCGAGCCGGTCGCGGGCTTCGGCGGGGATGCGCACATTGGCGTCGGCCATGGTGCCCTTCCGGACGGATCGATCGAGGATACGGGTACGGGTACGTACCCCTTTCGGCCACGGTAGCACCGCTCCGCCGGACGACCCCGGCCGTCCGGTCAGGACGCGCGGGTGAGGGCCCCGACCAGGCAGCCGAAGGCGGCGGTGGAGGTGACGGCGCGGACGAGGTTCCACCGGACCCAGGTGGACTCGAAGGCGGCGCGGACGGCGGCCGGGTCGGTGAGCGTGTCGGGGGCGCCCGCGGCGGCGAGCTCGTCGTTGAGCGGGACGTTGACCGTGCCGGTGACGACCAGCATCACGAGGTAGAGGACGGCGGCGGCGATCCACAGCAGGACGGTGCGGTCGCCCCCGCGCCAGTGCAGCAGGCCCGCGGCGGCGATCAGCACCAGGGCGCCGAGGAAGCTGAGCATGAACCAGCCGTTCAGGATGGCCGTGTTGATGCGCTGCATGGTGTCGACGAAGGCCCGGTCGTCGACCTTGGCCAGGCCCGGCATCACCGAGCAGGCGTAGGAGTAGAACAGTCCGGCGCTGAGCCCGCTCAGGAGGACCGCGCCGACCAGCGTCACCGTACGAAGAACTGCCATGCGGGGAACCTCCGTTCGTGTCGTCATGCCCTCCAGTCAACCCGTCCGGCGGGGCGTGATCCATGGCCCGGGCGCTCGTCGGCATGCGCGTGCGTCCACCCGGGAGGCCCCGGCTACCCTGGCGGGCATGGACGCGCTCACCGCCCTGCTGACCGGCCCCCGGGCGAGCGGGGCGTTCCTGCTGCGCTCGGTGTTCGACCCGCCGTGGTCGCTGCGGATCGAGGACCGGGCGCCGCTGACGGTGCTCACCGCGGTGCGCGGCACGGGCTGGGTCGTCCCGGACGGCGCGGAGCCGGTGCCGCTGCGCCCCGGCGACCTGGTGATCGTCCGCGGCCCGGAGCCGTACACCGTCGCGGACCGGCCGCAGACCCCGCCGCAGGTGGTGATCCACCCGGGGCAGGTGTCCACCACCGTCGGCGGCGAGCGGATGTGCGAGGTGCTCGAC
The window above is part of the Kitasatospora sp. NA04385 genome. Proteins encoded here:
- a CDS encoding antibiotic biosynthesis monooxygenase, with product MSVVKINVLTVPAEQREVLEQRFASRAGAVEGSDGFEWFELLRPVEGTDQYLVYTRWRDEESFQAWMEGPMKAAHQGGGGGERPRPAASGSQVWSFEVVQQTGPKA
- a CDS encoding Scr1 family TA system antitoxin-like transcriptional regulator; amino-acid sequence: MGRNKDTGTHESAYCSPDFFASELVRAREKAGLSQGDLANLVHCDRSLISRIEAAERVPQQDFVRACDKLLNMDGFLLRIWERVPWRQGVEHPDWFRRFAEMEARASMVRDYQVSRVAGLLQTPEYARAVLAQGDAAGNEQLIDERVVTRMNRQSRFFEADEDGPLLIVVLHEAAIRTMVGGPAVMARQLERLLEVTRRPNILLQIAPFDMGEHTPSSVSQTLVTLPDGQECVYSESLNSGHFISENAEITRHARRYDRLRVNALSAPASAQLIRSILEGLLNMLPQVDLATASWSKSSYSGENGGNCVETSHTFATTAGIVPVRDSKDPEGPALLFPTTTWQTFLTSLKSGDISA
- a CDS encoding DUF397 domain-containing protein, with product MTPQVDLSTAAWSKSSHSGENGGNCVETSRTFATTTGIVPVRDSKDPEGPALLFPTTTWQTFLTSLKTGDIPT
- a CDS encoding M20 family metallopeptidase, whose translation is MTMYEAGPVSVDAMIEDLRVLVEVESPSRDVDALTASAEAVAGVIENRLGGKAVFVGTGAGPHVRWSAGGDPKVLILGHHDTVFPLGTLERRPFTVRDGHATGPGVFDMLGGLVQAVHGVALLDDRSGVEILVTADEEVGSGASRALIEERALACGAVLVVEGAAEGGAVKTGRKGCGTFEVTVTGRASHAGLEPEAGVNALIEAAHQVLDIAAFGRPDLGTTVVPTVASAGTADNVVPAEATILVDVRVASSDEKDRIESAFASLVPHLDGTEILVRGAVTRPPMPETASAGLFAAARLLLPGLEGRVVGGGSDGNFTAALGVPTLDGLGAVGGGAHADHEYLVVDAMAGRANLIAGLVNAIQNS
- a CDS encoding DUF1772 domain-containing protein produces the protein MAVLRTVTLVGAVLLSGLSAGLFYSYACSVMPGLAKVDDRAFVDTMQRINTAILNGWFMLSFLGALVLIAAAGLLHWRGGDRTVLLWIAAAVLYLVMLVVTGTVNVPLNDELAAAGAPDTLTDPAAVRAAFESTWVRWNLVRAVTSTAAFGCLVGALTRAS